The sequence below is a genomic window from Equus caballus isolate H_3958 breed thoroughbred chromosome 11, TB-T2T, whole genome shotgun sequence.
GAACACGAGAGGTAAGAGATAGAAAGGAGTCAGCAATGACTGAAGTTTCAAGCCTTTCCAACTGGAAAGATGGTAAGGCTGTTACCAAAATACTTAAGTCAAGAGCAGATTGAGAAAGAAGAAGGCTAGTGCAGATCTGGAGAGACTGAGTTTGAGGTGATGGTCAGAACAACATGCCCGTGGAGAAAAAGCCAGACCGTTAGATGGTGGTTGACTCATTGTGGACTTGGAGGGCATTATTCTCAACGTTTATCATCAGAAAATGTCTTCCTCTGCTCACGCCTTTTGCCCCTTGGGGAACTCCAACTTCAGCCTTTTCCTGTTCAGGGTACACTCCATGTAAATAACTTAAATACCCAGCCCTTAGTCAGGATGAGGCAGATAACTGTGTATTTTGTTAGTGTGACCACTTCGGAGCTGGGGAAAGGAAAGCATTCTCTACTGATCATGTGTGAGCAGGTCATGGCACTGTAACAGACTCTGCCCTTATCTGGTCACCAGGTCCATGATAACATGTGTGTTGGATTATGTGCAATTAGAGCCAGGAGACAGAAGAGCAAGAAGCTAAGTGATGGTGGAATTGGAGGCAGAGGGAATTCAGGGTCTGGGTATCTGTTTGTCCAGCTGTGTGAGAGAGCTCAGCTGAGTACCCAGTGAGGCAGCTCAACTGGGTATCCACTAAACCCACTGGGAGCTTAAGCCTGGAAACTCATCCTGCTCGAaagctctttttacatttttcttattcattaaaAGATCAGTACTTTGGAGCCCAAATTTCCCAGATTCTGTTTGGAGAAACGCAATATCATCTTACTATTTAGAAAATCTAGAAGTCTAGTAGTCCCCAGCTATGGAGCTGGAGATGTCCTCAATGATATCTCCTCATTTAGTTtcactgttttcatttcattccattTCATTCCACTCTTTTTCTGAAAAGTCCAGACCTCATAGCTTCACAGGTTAATCTGTTAATACTCTGGGCAATAGGAGGCATCTCATTACTGCCTTCGCATATGATGACACATGTACGTGGAAACAGCAGGGACACAGGTTGTGGGGGAGCATGCTTTCCTGTCCCCTGCCCTGAAGCCTCCATTTCATCCTGTAGGATCCTCTGTACCCAAATTACGGCCATGCCACCATCTGCAGGCTTGGAGTTTTCTTCTTGGAATTTTGGCCTCAGGAAAATAATCTTTCCCTTTAACTTTCAAGTGTTACATTGGTTGCCCTTTTTATGTCAATTCATCTATCTCTGTTTGATCCTATCCAATGCCACGATTATTGCCCATTAAGAGTTAAAGTTATCAAGTCTTTTCCTACTATGTTTCAGTTTTTAGCTTCTAGTTAAATTTTACGTATCCTTCCATCCCAGCCCTCTCCTGGACATTGCTACACTTTGTGGTTGCTATCAAGGTCTCATTCTCCTTTTACCACCATTGGAACCTTCTAGCTTTGCTCACTTCTACTGTTCGTGGAAGAGAGCCATGGATGGAGCCTCAGGAAATGACTCCGAGGTCACCGAGTTTGTCCTGCTGGGCCTAACGGAGACTCCAGCCCTACAGCCCATCCTCTTCGTCATCTTCCTTCTTGCTTATGCAGTTACTGTTGGTGGCAATTCCAGCATCCTGGCTGCCATCCTTGCTGAACCCAaactccacacccccatgtacttcttcctagGGAACTTGTCCCTGCTGGATGTTGGGTGCATCAGCGTCACTGTCCCCGCCATGCTGAGGCACTTCATGTCCCATAACAGAGGCATTCCCTATCaggcctgcctctcccagctcttCTTCTTCCACCTCCTGGCTGGGGTGGACTGCTTCCTCCTGACtgtcatggcctatgaccgctatctGGCCATCTGCCAGCCCCTCACCTATAGCACCCGCATGAGCTGGGGAATCCAGCAAGCCCTGGTGGCTATGTCTTGTGTCTTTTCCTTCACCAATGCACTGACCCAAACTGTTGCCTTATCTACTCTTAAATTTTGTGGCCACAATGTGATCAATCACTTCTACTGTGACCTCCCACAGCTCTTCCAGCTCTCCTGCTCCAGCATCCAACTCAATGAGCAGTTGCTCTTTGCAGCAGCAGCCTTCATGGGTGTTGCCCCCTTAATCCTCATCACTGTGTCCTATGCACACGTGGTAGCCGCAGTCCTGCGAATCCGCTCTGCTGAGGGCAGGAAGAAAGCCTTCTCCACGTGTGGCTCCCACCTCACTGTGGTGGGCATCTTCTATGGGACAGGAGTATTCAGCTACATGAGACTGGGCTCAGTGGAGGCTTCAGACAAGGACAAGGGGATTGGCATCCTCAACACTGTCATCAGCCCCATGCTGAACCCACTCATCTACAGCCTCCGGAACCCTGATGTGCAGGGCGCACTGCGGCTGGTGCTCACCAGGAGACAGCCCCCCAAGTGAAATCCCTGCCTCTGGTCTTAATGAATGTCATGGACCACTTATTGCTTCCAAGAGGTATTGTGACTAGTGCAAATGGTATGACGAAATTGGATCAGTGACTGGCTTAGAAAGGAAAgtacaataaaaatgataatagctATTACTTATATGGTGATTACCACATGCCAGGCTACTGTTCGAAGTGACtgacatgtattaactcatttaatcctcataacaaccctgtgaggtagatacAGATTTACAAATTATGGGTTAGGAAACTGaacctcagagaggttaagtaacttgcccaaagttacacagctaacGAATGtcagagatgggatttgaacctaggcaggCTACATCTTTAACTATTGCCTCTCAAGAGTAATAAATCATTTCAAGTAGGAAGGGCATCTGTAAGGTGGGGTGGACGGATGAGCaacaaagaaggggaaaaaaaaggaagttcaATGTTATGGGGAACAGCTATTTGAATGAAATCGTATATGAATTAAGCTGTTTTGTTCCTTTAACAAATTTACAGTTTATTTCAGAGCAATTGGTAGAAGTTGAGAGGAAATTGCTGGAGgcttatttcaacaaataaaccaacaaaaagagaacatattttaaaacccaAATCTGAAGAAATAGGCACTGTTTGAAAAAAATGAGGTGGAGTATCTTCATATTGGACCAACAATTACAAAAAATATGTGTAATAAAGTTAATTAGAGTAAGAGATTTggctcatttggaaaatgaatgactgaatggagATCAGAGATCTTGACTGACTCTCTGCTGTGAACCTGAACCAGCACTCTCCCTCTGCATTGCTGTAAGGAGGACGACACTTCATCGATTCAATTCATAGCTTTAAAAAGCTTTTTACATAATGCAATAAAAATGTATGCTTATTATAAATTTAGAAagtgcaaaaaaattaaaattaccccTAAGTTCACCATTCAGAAATAACCATTATTGGCATTTAGCATATAACTGCTAAATTttttatatctaatatatatttgtaaaaatataattattctaTACCTAAGCTCTGtaacctgcttttttcacttaatgatgTAGGTGAGCATCTTTCCACAACACTAAATATGGATCTTCCTCATCTTTTTCTATGACTGCATAGTATTCCTTTGagtgaatggaagaaaatgaatttaacaaCCCTCTATTAGTAAATCTGGGTGTGTTCGAATAATCTCATTGTGCGGAGCGCTGCCATGAGCATCCTTGTAGATTCATCTGTGCACACTCTTGTAATTATTTGCCAATGATAAATCCCCATGACTGGAGTTCCTAGATCAAAGGATATGACCTTTTTCGAAACACTTGAAAACATATTGCCAATTTGCTATTCagaaaaagttaaacaaattgACATTTCCATAATCActatttctctccccaaagccccagcacatagttgtatatcctagttgcaagtcattctggttcttctatgtgggatgccaccacagcatggcttgatggagcactgtgtagttctgcacccaggatccgaaccggtgaatcccaggccgcagaagcagagcatgcaaacttaaccactcatccatgGGGCCAGCTCTCATAGTCACTTTTATCTTTGCCAATATGATAGGCCAAATGCTATAACTCAGTGCTCCTTTAATTCTAAATTAGTTAATCCtagtaaagttaaatatatatgtataaacacacacacactaagaCAAACATCttagaaatatatacataaatttggAAATGCTCTTAACTTATTAATGACATTAATTCTTCATCTCATGAATATTGCAAATGTGATGCTCTCTTTTGCCATacagaagttttaaatatatacctGGTCAAATTACtcaatcttttcttctgtaaGGTATTGGTATCTGGTTTTAGTGTTATGCCAGAaagaatcttttttatttttgaatggaTAGATTTATTGATTCTTTCCCCACTGATGTGAAATGATGCCTTTGCCATCTGCTAAGTATCCTTCTAGTTTGGGATCTGTTGTTGGACTCTCTTTTGCAGCACTGCACTTTTTAATCACTATGGTATTATGACACAAATTAATATGCAGTTGTTATGGTTCTTTTTGTTACTCTTCTTTCCCTAGCATTGCTGTGTCCCAGCCTTACCCATTCCTGCAGCTGCTTACTCTCCTACAATCCTCCTTccagattaattttaaaaatctgtttgtaAAATTCTACCAATGTAGTATCAATGTACAAATTTCGGAAGACTTGACacctttgaattattgattttcCATTCTGGAACAAGGTATATCTCTTCAATTACTCAATTCTTCTTTTATAGTataagagttttttttaaaaacaaacattaagaCCATGTGAGACAGAAAGTTGAACTTCCCTTGCCAGGAGGCAGATTTAACCAGAGTGATTCATGAGGCCAAGAAGGCAAGTTCTCCAGGTAGGAGCAGGGAGAATTTGCTCGTTCTGCAGCAACCAGCTGCAGAGAATCTCTGAAACTTCCACATACCACTTGGAAAAGATCCTATGTGTATTTACTGTTCTGATAATTAGGAACATCTGCACTTAGAAAAGCAATGGAATGGAACTATTTTGGAGTGTTTTACAGAGTTCAGCTAAAAGACCCCTAGCTGTATCCAGAGCACAGAAGTGTAGTttacaatatttgaaaataaaaatcatcagaTTTCCCATGGTTTCCAGCTCCTGTTGTAAAATGAAATCTGTCAACAGTGGACTCACATTCTTATTCATCAGTGATCACCTAGGGCTAAGTTTCTACGACCCTCTTTGCAGAAGGCGAGTACTCTCCAGTTAACCAAAGTCTTCCACCTGACCACTTCATCTGCCTGCCCCTTTTAGGCATTTGAGTTTGTCATCCCTGATCTAGACATTTGAAGATCTAGTCTTTGGGACATTTGACActattggaaaaatattttatcttaaccTATGTTTGTTTCCTAGAATTTTCTGGTTCTATCTGAACCCTAAACTTACAATATAGAAAACTTATACTCGCATGTAAAAGGTACTCAACTACTACTAATGGGATGAATCACTGCCTCATTATAAAGAAGATGGTCTCAATAGTTATGCATTATCTAGGGAGAGACAAGAGGTACAGACGTCACTAAATTGGAACTGTCACAAAACTGGACTTGACATATTTCTCTAAAAGCATAATTCTATTAAATCATTAACTGATTCAAAaagcattcattgagcacttaaaatgtaaCAGGAATAATACTAAGTATTAGGAtgaagagaagaataaaacacAATCTCTGGCTTCAAGGTGATTCCTTGATATTAAAGGGAGCAAAAAAGGCCACATTACAGATACAAATACAGGTGCTGTGTGACAGATGGTTTCCATGCACAGTGAGGATAAAGAGAAGTCTTTCTGGCAAAGAAATGATGATACTGAGAAAAGACATCTGGAAGAGATGGAGATTGAGCCATTAAAAGATGAGTGGACATGTGCCAAGTTCACTAGGAAGGAAGTCATCCCAGGCAGAGTGTGACCTCTTCCAAGGCCCTGTGAGAGGGGTGATGGGAGTAGGAGAGTGTTGCAGTGGGACTGTAGAGTGAAAGAGAAGTCGGGAAATGAAGACCACAGATGAAAACAGCTCCTTGGAGACGTTCAGCTGTAACTGGAAGAAGGGAAGCGCCAAGGCAGCCAATGGAGAAACAGAAGATTAAGGGagatttggattttgttttagttttgtttgaaGACGAGAAGAGCTGCATGTTTGTATGCTGGCACACAAACACCAACAAAAATGGAGAAGTTTAAGATGTCCACGAAAAAGGAGATATTTGGTAGAGTGAGAtacaaaagaaagtgagaaaaatgaaacaattataAGAGAAAAGATTGATTTTCTATATACTGACATATTTATTGATTAAGAGAAAGTATTCAATGAAGTATTTATTGAAGGAATATAGTAGAATATAATAACTAAGTGCTACAGTCTAGGTAATTTTCACCCCTCAGTCATTTTTTTTCCGCTAGCCAATTATTTTGTTAACAATTGATTTGTTCCATTGTTAATAATGTCTATTTGCTGTACTGGCTTAACACCTgccttcaaggaatttataatacacagaaaattataataaaacatattaattACAATTATAGAGTTACATACAGCTTATAAAACCCAGAGAATTAACAACCACTTACCTATAGAATCTGCAAGCATTGAAAATCAGGCCTGATTACCTTGCAATACTCATATAAGGTTTAacttaataaatttatataaaagttccttttgtttatttaattgcccaacaaatgtttattggagTCCTACTAAATGTCCAACTTTATACTGGACAATAagttacaaagagaaaaagtcagTCTCTACCCTCAAAGAATCCAGTCTGTTATGGCAAAGTGCTGTAGCAATGTTAGCTATCAATATAGAATCATTATTTTCAGGTATCTGATTTGAGATCTCTGTCGGCATTATTGTCAGATGCATAAATTTCTCTCTTGAAGGCTAGCATGAAAACTGTAAAAAAGGTGTAGATTTAGGCATATACAAATACCACTAAATGTAGTAATAATAATTCCTTACATGCAAGTAGTACTTCCCAGTTCACAAAAACACTTTCAATGTCTAGCATCTTATTTGATGTTAAGACATCCCTGTTCAACCTACAGTGTAGAGATCATTattattcctcattttacaaaggaaaaaccTGAGTGCAATAGGACACAGttgcttgctcaaggtcacagtgtCAGAACAAATCCTAGAATTTAACACATTTGAAATCTGGAAGCTGTTTCCAAGGATgagtagaatattttaaataattttgaatgaaGTTGCATACAGGCATTACAATTGTTTGCAATAAATTCTACTAGAAAaatattatcatatttttctttaataaagatGCATCTATTTCAAACCTAGAACCAAACAATATACTCAATGGCAAAACTCTAGAAGTGTGTCCTCTAAACTCAAGGCCAAAGCAAACATGCTCATTACTGTTGTAATAATCTACACAACTAAATTGTGATTTCAGTAGTTTGAGAAATTTTGCTAATTTAATAAGGCATACTGAATTATCTCACTCACATGAATGATTTTATCTGCCCTGATGACTCCTCATTTCCAAACTTCGGATGCACTTATTCATCAGTCTAATGGATGTTTTTACGTGCATTGCAAACCAAACGTATCATGATCAAACTCGTCTTCTCACCAGCCTTTCTCATCTTCTGATATCTGGTCATTTATATACCATCATCTGATCACCTAAGATTTAAAACTAGAGGTCATCAGTTCTTTCCTTGACCCTGTTAGCATCCTTGACCATCCCATTCAGCAGGCATCTGTGAGCCAATAAAAATGAGCTGGAAAGCGTTCACAAATGATTGGAGTTCTGACACCTACTCTTCCTCATtgcctctctgttctctctctgatCACATCCCACATAGTTTTAAACTTTCTTACTCTGAAATTGGCCTTTCTCCTGCCTCTGGTGCCTGAGATTGGTGCTTAGCTTTGGGTCTCTAATGTTAGAACCTCAGtttttctctgtgcctttccACACCCCAACCCATCCCTGCTCTAGGTCAGGTTTTGAGATGCCCAACCTTGTCCTTTTGCCTCATCTTGCTATCCAGACCCCTCTTTCAAGAGGACCACACAGAATTCTTGGTTGTTGTGTAGGGTATGTCTCAGAATCCTTACACTAGGATATGAGAACTACAGGATGACACTGGTTCTATAAGGGTCAGGGATCTCAAGTCACTGACCATGAACTGACTGGAATAGCCCAGTGCTTTGGAATGAGTACTGAAAAGGCCTCAGGAATAAAGAAAGTATGGACCAGGCCTAGATTTAGCATGCCCTGTTATGAATTTGGCACAAAGCAGCCCCTTGTTGGTAAGAAATACATTTAGCCACCATCTTCCCTGATTAGTATATAGGAAACATCATCAGATGACCAGTGTACTACCCAGTGGTTCTTGATATCCTTCAACTGGAAACTTATTAGTATATCATCTCTTAGTGCAGCCAAACCCTATATCTCACTTATTGGTGCCATAATTTCTATTAATAAATCCCTGAAGCTTCCATTCTGTGTGccttatttttacatatttatcctGTTTAAAAATCATGGacaggtaggggctggccccatggctgagtggttgggttcgcgcgctccactgcaggcggcccagtgtttcgttggttcgaatcctgggcacggacatggcactctcatcaagccacactggggcagcgtcccacatatcacaactagaaggacctacaacgaagaatatacaactatgtaccagggggctttggggagaaaaaggaaaaacaataaaatctttaaaaaaaaaaatcatggacaGGAAAATTGCCCACAGGGAGTGTCCAAACAGAAGGCAGCAGAGTTTCTTATGTTGTAAGAGTACCACGTAGGGCCTCTGATCTGATATGATAACTTTATCACCTGAAACAGAATTAGTGCAAAGAAAAACACACTTGGACACACTGTAATCAAACTACTAAACACCAAAGATAAAGATAAAGTCTTGAAGGCAgtcagagaaaatgaaacattacatatagaagaacaaagataagaatgacaaTAGACTTCTTATTCGAGAacatgcaagcaagaagaaaatggagtcgtatctttaaaatattgagagGAAAAAGCTGTCAAACCACAATACTATATCCAGCCAAAATATCTTTcgaaaatgaaagtgaaataaggattttatcagagaagaaaaagctAAAATACTTTATCACTAGCAGATTTACAgtataaaaaaatgttaaaggaagttcttgaGGCAGGAGGATGATACCAGATGGTATTCAGGAACATAAATTGGCTCATCATTCCAAAATCAACCAATTTAATTCACCATGTCAGCAGACTAAGCATGAAAAATcgtatgatcatctcagtagattcagaaaaagcatttgtcaaaattcaacaagcattcatgatgaaaactcacatgaaactaggaatagaaggtaACTTTACCAACTTGATAAAGGATATCTACCAAGAACTTAGAGATAACGCCACAGTTAATGAAGAAGACTGAATGTGTtgcctctaagatcagaaacaagacaaggatgttggcattcacaatttttatttaacattgtgCTTGAAGTGCTAGCCAGTGCAatatgacaagaaaaataaaagtcatacaGCTTGGAAAGAGGATGTAAAAGTGTCCTTATTCATGATGACATGATCTTCTTTGTTGAGAATCCCAAACAATCtacaaaaagctattagaactaataGGTGAGTTTAGTAAGGTCAGAGTATAAAAGATCGATACAGAGTATACAATAGAGactatacaaaaatcaattatatttcactATAAcggaaaaaaaattcatattaaaacaatactatttacaacacattaaaaaacatgaaataaggataaatgaaaaaaatatgtgtgagacctatacactgaaaactacaaaatgctgcagagaaaaatatttaaagactttaacgaatgaagaaataattatgtTCCTGAAtaaaaagactcaatattgttatgATGTCAGTTCTTCCCCAATTCATCTATAGCCTTCGCATATGTTTTatagaaattggcaagctgattctaaattttatatgaaaaaataaaggacCTATAATAGccagaataattttgaaaaaagaaaaactaatttagGGGACtaaatttcaagacttattattaAGCCACAACAATCAAGATAGTGTGTATTGGTATAAGAAcaaacatatagatcaatggaacagaatagagtccagaagtagacccacacatatatgggttgattttatatatacaccaGTTGATTTTTGTCAAAGGTGCCAAGTTAATTCAAAGGaaatatgtagtcttttcaacaaatggtgctgaaacaactgtacagacatatgggaaaaaaaatatccTCAACTCTTATCTTGCACCATAtgaaaaactaattcaaaatggatcatagatctaaatgtaagagctaaaactatgaaacttctagaaaaaaataggagaaacaTCTTTGTGATTTTGAATTAGACAAAGTGTTGGAGGAGGTAATCAAGAGGACATGACTTCTGGTTGACCCACGAGCTGGACTCAGGCAATCAGAGGTTCCTCACCCCTTCCCCTGTCCTTGGATTGTACACCCTGCCTATACGTTCTCACAGTGGGAGCTGTtccaaggatgcagccttgagagagtaaggtgttgttgagaccatctggatggcATAAgtgactgaacccagttaagacttctatataaacttttaagattctagcGAGTAGATGTGGAGATATATTCATCTTGCAGCCGTccaagacaagcctcataagttcccttgcttattacaACTGCCACTtgccaatctggagtggtcttcctctttctttgatcTCTCCTTACCCTCCATGTATGGGGTCAATTTTCAAATCTCCAATGACTGCTTAGATAAGATACAAAAAACATGAAtcataaagggaaaaattgataaattagatatcatcaaaatgtaaaatgtcaggTATTCAAAGGACACtgttaaaaattgaaaatacaagacacagaatggagaaaaatttGTGAAGCATTTATCTAATTATAGGCTAGgatccagaatacataaataactcttacaattcactaagaagtagaaaaacaacccaatttttggAGTGATGAggagcaaaatatttaaacaaacacTTCATCACAGACATACAGATGGtgaacaagcacatgaaaagatgctcaatatcacaaaggaaatacaaagctaagccacaatgagatactactacataaCTAATAGAATGGTTAATATTAAAAAGACTGGTGGTATTAAGTGTTGATGAGCAACTGGCaatctcatacattgctggtaagaatgcaaaatggtacagccactttggaaaacagtttgacagttccttataaaattaaacatccatTTATATTAAGTTTAGCAGTTACATTACCAGGTATCTTccaaggagaaatgaagacatatatccacacaaagaaCTGTTTGCATGTATATATcatagctttatttgtaatggctaaaatctggaaacaacccaaatgttcatgaACTATTGAATAGCTAAACAAATTGctatacatccatacaatgggaaaCCACTCAGTGGAAAAAGGACTGAACTACTAGTATAGCCAACATGCCTGAGCCTCAAAAGGATTATGCTAGTTGAATGAATCCAATTATAAAAAGTctacataccatatgattccatttatatgagactATATTTCATACAAAATGCAAAACCAtagggacagaaatcagatcagcGGTTGCTGTGGGCTATAGTGTGGAGAGGAGATTGCCTacaaaggagaagaagggaaCTTTTTGGAGTGGTTGAAATGTTCCAAATATTGATGGAGGTATTAGATACATAACTGCATACttttatcaaaactcatcaaactttACAATTAAAACTGTACCTTATTTAACCAAGCTTTTTAAAGTTATACCTTAAAAATCccagtgtgaaaaataaatgagaggaaaAGTACCAGAATCAGCTTATCTGGAGCCCAGGCTGAGCTCCATCATGGATCCACTTTCTGGCCTTGGCATCATCCAAGCCCTCTGGATCTCATTTTTCCCATCTTTAATATAGTGACTCtatctttcctccttcctctgagaCATTAGGAGCCTGGAATGATGTCACAAATCtaatatttctttaatagaaTCCAAAATATTAGGCAGATGAGAGAAATCCTTAAGGGCTGAGGTTGTTTATCTGCCTTGGACTTCTTGTACAATCCCTGGGAGAGTTAATTTTTAGGGCTTCTAGGTGCTTGTTAATTCCCAAAGGGAAAGAGCACCAAGACAGGCTTTCTCAGCACCTGTCTCACTCCCTATTTATAAGCCTTTTGGAGACGGGCCACCTTGGGTCAGCTTAGCACTCACTCCCCTCCCTAAAAGAAATCCCACCCAAGAGCTCTATCCAGAGTGTTCAGAGAAAGGTAAGTCCCTCATGAGCCTTCCCACTGCTCCAGAACTCCGAATTCCTTTCCTTCATGTGTAAGGGT
It includes:
- the OR3A4 gene encoding olfactory receptor family 3 subfamily A member 4, encoding MDGASGNDSEVTEFVLLGLTETPALQPILFVIFLLAYAVTVGGNSSILAAILAEPKLHTPMYFFLGNLSLLDVGCISVTVPAMLRHFMSHNRGIPYQACLSQLFFFHLLAGVDCFLLTVMAYDRYLAICQPLTYSTRMSWGIQQALVAMSCVFSFTNALTQTVALSTLKFCGHNVINHFYCDLPQLFQLSCSSIQLNEQLLFAAAAFMGVAPLILITVSYAHVVAAVLRIRSAEGRKKAFSTCGSHLTVVGIFYGTGVFSYMRLGSVEASDKDKGIGILNTVISPMLNPLIYSLRNPDVQGALRLVLTRRQPPK